Proteins from one Nicotiana tabacum cultivar K326 chromosome 23, ASM71507v2, whole genome shotgun sequence genomic window:
- the LOC107779964 gene encoding phospholipase D alpha 1, with product MAQILLHGTLHATIFEVDKIHTNFGKELFNKVVHGIEGAIGFNKTASRLYATIDLQKARVGRTRLLDEHKNPRWYESFHIYCAHMAADVIFTVKVDNPIGAELIGRAYLPVQELLDGEEVDKWLEILDTERKPVHGHSKIHVKLQFFDVTREYNWNRGIKVTRFPGVPYTFFSQRQGCKVTLYQDSHVPDNFIPKIPLAGGKFYEPQRCWEDIFDSITNARHLIYITGWSVYTEITLVRDTRRPKPGGDITLGELLKKKANEGVRVLMLVWDDRTSVGVLKQDGLMATHDEETANFFRDTEVNCVLCPRNPDDGRSIIQNIEIGTMFTHHQKIVIVDSEMPNGDNEKRRIVSYIGGIDLCDGRYDTQFHSLFRTLNTAHHDDFHQANFTGASIQKGGPREPWHDIHCRLEGPVAWDVLYNFEQRWRKQGGKDLLIKLGDIDNIITPPSPVMYPDDHDTWNVQVFRSIDGGAAFGFPNAPEEAAKSGLISGKDNIIDRSIQDAYINAIRRAKHFIYIENQYFLGSSFSWYSHDIKDEEINALHLIPKELSLKIVSKIEAGERFTVYVVLPMWPEGLPESGSVQAILDWQRRTMRMMYTDIIQALKVKGIVANPREYLSFFCLGNRETKKGGEYEPSETPEPGSDYSRAQEARRFMIYVHAKMMIVDDEYIIIGSANINQRSMDGARDSEIAMGAYQPFHLSVKEPARGQVHGFRMALWYEHLGMLDNSFLYPESTECIRKVNQVADKYWDLYSSESLVHDLPGHLLTYPIDVTENGEVTELPGTQYFPDTKARVLGTKSDFLPPILTT from the exons ATGGCACAAATTCTGCTACATGGTACTCTTCATGCTACTATATTCGAGGTCGATAAAATCCATACTAATTTTGGCAAAGAACTTTTCAATAAG GTGGTGCATGGCATTGAGGGAGCAATTGGCTTCAACAAGACAGCCTCAAGACTATATGCAACCATTGATCTTCAAAAAGCCAGAGTTGGCAGAACAAGATTGTTAGATGAACACAAAAACCCGCGGTGGTATGAGTCTTTCCACATTTACTGTGCTCATATGGCTGCAGATGTTATTTTCACTGTCAAAGTTGACAATCCAATTGGAGCAGAACTCATTGGTAGAGCTTACTTGCCAGTTCAAGAACTACTAGATGGAGAAGAAGTCGATAAATGGCTTGAAATCCTCGATACAGAACGAAAACCTGTGCATGGACACTCTAAAATTCATGTGAAGTTGCAGTTTTTTGATGTTACAAGGGAATATAATTGGAATAGAGGGATAAAAGTCACAAGATTTCCTGGTGTTCCTTACACATTTTTTAGTCAAAGACAAGGATGCAAAGTCACCCTTTACCAAGATTCTCATGTTCCTGATAACTTCATCCCAAAAATCCCTCTTGCTGGTGGGAAATTTTACGAGCCACAACGATGTTGGGAAGATATTTTCGATTCCATAACGAATGCAAGGCATTTGATTTACATAACAGGATGGTCTGTTTATACTGAGATCACTTTGGTAAGGGACACAAGGAGGCCTAAACCAGGTGGAGACATAACGCTCGGGGAGTTGCTTAAGAAAAAAGCTAATGAAGGTGTGAGAGTTCTAATGCTGGTTTGGGATGACAGAACATCGGTTGGTGTGTTGAAACAAGATGGACTAATGGCTACTCATGACGAAGAAACTGCTAATTTTTTCCGAGACACTGAGGTCAATTGTGTGTTGTGTCCTCGAAATCCTGATGATGGACGGAGCAttattcagaatatagagattggAACAATGTTTACTCATCATCAGAAGATTGTAATTGTGGATAGTGAAATGCCTAATGGAGACAATGAGAAGAGGAGAATTGTGAGTTATATTGGTGGGATTGATCTTTGTGATGGTAGATATGATACACAATTTCACTCCCTTTTTAGGACATTGAACACTGCACACCATGATGATTTTCACCAAGCAAATTTCACTGGTGCCTCAATACAAAAAGGGGGACCAAGAGAGCCTTGGCACGATATACATTGTCGATTAGAAGGGCCAGTTGCTTGGGATGTACTCTACAATTTTGAACAGAGGTGGAGGAAGCAAGGCGGAAAGGACTTGCTTATAAAGCTAGGGGATATCGACAACATTATTACTCCACCTTCACCTGTTATGTATCCTGACGATCATGACACATGGAATGTTCAAGTTTTTCGATCAATTGATGGAGGAGCAGCTTTCGGCTTCCCTAATGCTCCTGAGGAGGCAGCCAAGTCTGGCCTTATTAGTGGCAAGGACAATATCATTGATCGAAGCATACAGGACGCGTATATTAATGCTATTCGTCGAGCAAAGCATTTCATCTACATCGAAAACCAGTACTTCTTAGGTAGCTCCTTTTCATGGTACTCTCATGATATCAAGGATGAAGAAATCAATGCTTTACATTTGATCCCAAAGGAGCTGTCTTTGAAGATAGTTAGCAAAATCGAAGCAGGGGAAAGGTTTACAGTTTATGTTGTGCTTCCAATGTGGCCAGAAGGACTTCCTGAGAGTGGATCTGTACAAGCAATACTGGATTGGCAGAGGAGGACTATGCGAATGATGTACACTGACATAATTCAAGCTCTAAAAGTAAAGGGAATTGTGGCAAATCCAAGGGAATACTTAAGTTTCTTTTGCCTTGGCAATAGGGAAACAAAGAAGGGAGGAGAATATGAGCCTTCTGAGACACCAGAACCTGGTTCAGACTATAGTAGAGCTCAAGAAGCCAGGCGTTTCATGATTTACGTGCATGCCAAAATGATGATAG TGGATGATGAATACATTATCATAGGATCAGCAAACATAAACCAAAGGTCAATGGATGGAGCAAGAGATTCAGAAATAGCAATGGGAGCTTACCAACCATTTCATTTATCAGTGAAGGAGCCAGCTAGGGGTCAGGTTCATGGTTTCAGAATGGCATTGTGGTATGAACACTTGGGCATGTTAGATAACAGTTTTCTTTATCCAGAGAGCACCGAATGCATCCGAAAAGTGAACCAAGTTGCTGATAAATATTGGGATTTGTATTCAAGTGAGAGCCTGGTTCATGATTTGCCTGGCCACTTGCTTACTTATCCTATTGATGTCACTGAAAATGGAGAGGTCACTGAACTACCTGGAACACAATACTTCCCTGACACCAAGGCTCGAGTTCTCGGTACCAAATCTGATTTTCTACCACCCATTCTCACTACTTAA